Proteins from a genomic interval of Gavia stellata isolate bGavSte3 chromosome 13, bGavSte3.hap2, whole genome shotgun sequence:
- the HEXA gene encoding beta-hexosaminidase subunit alpha, with amino-acid sequence MAAVRALLLLLAVLEPAAAVWPRPQAERFPPGGGRCLLPPRRFRFAYAAGSAVGPGCAVLEAAFQRYWALLFAAARPTENEQPWGPPCTQLLVFVATPGCDGFPNLDSKENYKLSVSEGSSLLSADSVWGALRGLETFSQLVGRDENGTYYINKTEIVDFPRFPHRGLLLDTSRHYLPLKAILETLDVMAYNKFNVFHWHIVDDPSFPYESLTFPELSKQGAFNAMTHVYTASDVQMVIEYARLRGIRVIAEFDTPGHTLSWGPGAPGLLTPCYLGKDPSGTYGPINPILNSTYQFVTSLFQEVSAVFPDFFLHLGGDEVDFTCWKSNPEIRAFMKEMGFGEDYKKLESFYIQRLLDIISSLGKGYIVWQEVFDNGVKVRPDTIIHVWKENPMPYMEEMANVTKAGYRALLSAPWYLNRISYGQDWMAAYQVEPLKFEGSPEQKDRVIGGEACMWGEYVDVTNLAPRLWPRAGAVAERLWSNATVRDLQDAYVRLADFRCKLLGRGVQAQPLYVGYCENEFGGF; translated from the exons ATGGCGGCGGTGcgggcgctgctgctgctgttggcgGTGCTGGAGCCGGCAGCTGCCGTGTGGCCGCGGCCCCAGGCCGAGCGCTTCCCGCCGGGCGGCGGCcgctgcctgctgcctccccgcCGCTTCCGCTTCGCCTACGCCGCCGGTTCCGCCGTGGGGCCGGGCTGCGCCGTGCTGGAGGCGGCCTTCCAGCGGTACTGGGCGCTGCTCttcgccgccgcccgcccgaCCG AGAACGAGCAACCCTGGGGGCCACCCTGCACTCAGCTCCTTGTCTTTGTTGCCACACCGGGCTGCGATGGGTTTCCCAACCTGGACTCCAAAGAAAACT ATAAGCTGTCCGTCTCGGAAGGCTCCTCACTGCTCTCTGCGGATTCTGTCTGGGGAGCTCTCAGAG GTCTGGAAACGTTCAGCCAGCTCGTTGGGAGAGATGAGAATGGCACG TACTACATCAACAAGACAGAAATCGTGGACTTTCCCCGTTTCCCTCATCGGGGACTATTGCTGGACACCTCTCGTCACTACCTGCCTCTGAAAGCCATCCTGGAAACTCTG GACGTCATGGCTTACAACAAGTTCAATGTGTTTCACTGGCACATTGTGGACGACCCCTCTTTCCCTTATGAGAGCTTGACCTTCCCAGAGCTCAGCAAGCAG GGAGCCTTCAATGCCATGACCCACGTGTACACAGCCAGTGATGTGCAGATGGTGATTGAGTACGCCCGGCTGCGTGGCATCAGAGTCATCGCAGAGTTCGACACTCCTGGGCACACCCTCTCCTGGGGTCCAG GTGCTCCGGGCCTCCTGACTCCCTGCTATTTGGGCAAGGATCCTTCTGGGACCTATGGGCCCATCAACCCCATCCTTAACAGCACCTACCAGTTTGTGACCAGTTTGTTCCAAGAGGTCAGCGCTGTGTTCCCAGACTTCTTTCTTCACCTCGGTGGCGATGAGGTGGACTTCACGTGCTG GAAATCCAATCCAGAAATCCGTGCCTTCATGAAGGAGATGGGCTTTGGTGAAGATTACAAAAAGTTAGAGTCATTCTACATCCAGAG GCTTCTGGACATCATCTCTTCCCTCGGCAAAGGTTATATCGTGTGGCAGGAGGTGTTTGACAACGGAGTGAAG GTGAGGCCAGACACCATCATCCACGTGTGGAAGGAGAACCCCATGCCGTACATGGAGGAGATGGCGAACGTCACCAAGGCTGGCTACCGGGCTCTGCTCTCTGCCCCCTGGTACCTCAACCGCATCTCCTACGGGCAGGACTGGATGGCGGCCTACCAAGTGGAGCCCTTGAAGTTTGAAG GCAGCCCTGAGCAGAAGGATCGGGTGATCGGTGGAGAGGCGTGCATGTGGGGTGAATATGTGGACGTCACTAACCTGGCCCCCAGGCTCTG GCCGAGAGCTGGCGCCGTAGCCGAGAGACTGTGGAGTAACGCAACCGTCAGGGACCTGCAAGATGCCTACGTGCGGCTGGCCGACTTCCGCTGCAAGCTTCTCGG GCGTGGTGTCCAGGCGCAGCCTCTTTACGTAGGATACTGTGAAAACGAATTTGGCGGGTTTTGA